One Bradyrhizobium zhanjiangense DNA segment encodes these proteins:
- a CDS encoding shikimate dehydrogenase family protein, with protein MEITGKTKIMFVLADPIDHVRASAVMNAYFGSIGDDLAVSPIHVMPGDLGHVVASIRLMRNVFGFGVTIPHKTCVIEHLDEITPTAQLIGAVNFVKRTAEGRLVGDNLDARGFIASLAQHDIAVRDRKVLQVGAGGAGRATAFGLAEAGARELTIMNRDDQKARALAAAVAAHYPATKVSAGRAEPRAFDLIVNTTSLGMKVDDPLPLDIEGVGPGATVSDIIVNPAVTQLLARAAAQGAKAIGGQPMLDAQMALVARFIAR; from the coding sequence ATGGAGATCACCGGGAAGACCAAGATCATGTTCGTGCTCGCCGATCCGATCGATCATGTGCGGGCGAGTGCGGTCATGAATGCCTATTTCGGATCGATCGGCGACGATCTGGCGGTGTCGCCGATCCATGTCATGCCCGGCGATCTCGGCCATGTCGTTGCAAGCATCAGGCTCATGCGCAACGTCTTCGGCTTCGGCGTCACGATCCCGCACAAGACCTGCGTGATCGAGCATCTGGATGAGATCACGCCGACGGCACAGCTCATTGGCGCGGTCAATTTTGTCAAGCGGACGGCGGAAGGGCGCCTCGTCGGCGACAATCTGGATGCGCGGGGATTCATCGCCAGCCTCGCTCAGCATGACATTGCGGTTCGCGATCGGAAGGTGCTCCAGGTCGGTGCTGGTGGCGCGGGGCGCGCCACCGCATTCGGTCTGGCGGAGGCCGGCGCGCGCGAACTCACGATCATGAACCGGGACGACCAGAAAGCCCGCGCGCTTGCCGCTGCCGTGGCCGCGCATTATCCCGCCACGAAGGTCAGCGCCGGCCGCGCGGAGCCGCGCGCATTCGATCTCATCGTCAATACGACGTCGCTCGGCATGAAGGTGGATGATCCGCTTCCACTGGACATCGAAGGTGTCGGTCCGGGCGCCACCGTCAGCGACATCATCGTCAATCCTGCAGTCACGCAGCTCCTCGCAAGGGCGGCCGCGCAGGGCGCAAAGGCTATCGGCGGACAGCCGATGCTTGATGCGCAGATGGCCCTTGTCGCGCGGTTCATCGCGCGATAG
- a CDS encoding class II aldolase/adducin family protein: protein MNERELRQSVLDIVGRLEVRGFNHGSSGNVSCRIGEDVLITPTGGNSSNTTIDELVHLKCDGTVVGDGLPSSEWHMHLAILNAYPHVNAVVHTHADCCVALSCLAKPIPAFHYMVASFGGNDVPCAPYATFGTRALADGAVAALKQRKACLLANHGMIAVGKGLQAAFDLTVKLETLARQYLLACQAGAPAILADDEMARVVERYGSYGRAALPA, encoded by the coding sequence TTGAACGAACGCGAACTTAGACAATCTGTGCTGGATATTGTGGGGCGCCTGGAGGTCAGGGGCTTCAATCACGGCAGCAGCGGAAATGTCAGCTGTCGCATCGGAGAAGACGTTCTTATCACGCCGACGGGCGGCAATAGCAGCAACACGACGATTGACGAACTCGTCCATTTGAAGTGCGACGGAACGGTGGTTGGGGACGGCTTGCCCTCCAGTGAATGGCACATGCATCTGGCGATTCTCAACGCCTATCCGCATGTCAACGCGGTGGTGCACACCCATGCCGACTGCTGCGTCGCGCTGTCCTGCCTCGCAAAACCAATTCCGGCATTCCACTATATGGTCGCCAGTTTTGGCGGAAACGATGTGCCTTGTGCACCCTACGCCACGTTCGGCACCAGGGCTCTCGCCGACGGCGCCGTCGCAGCGCTGAAACAGCGCAAGGCCTGCCTGCTCGCGAACCACGGGATGATTGCCGTCGGCAAAGGGCTGCAGGCGGCTTTCGACCTCACCGTGAAGCTCGAAACCCTTGCCCGGCAGTATCTGCTCGCCTGTCAGGCCGGCGCGCCCGCGATCCTTGCCGACGACGAAATGGCGCGGGTGGTCGAGCGCTATGGCAGCTATGGCCGCGCTGCTCTGCCGGCCTGA
- the otnK gene encoding 3-oxo-tetronate kinase, with translation MTKLIFGVVADDLTGGMETAAMLVAAGIECGFVSDPDLVGSCGDVPAIVIAQKTRVIPASEAVSMTAKAARALLARDARQIFFKYCATFDSTDQGNIGPVSDLLMQLTGAGYTAFCPASPALRRTVYNGHLFLGTELISDSPKRNDPLTPMTDPDLVRVLQRQTRAKVGLLAHSLVNAGSDSARRAIAEAAARGIRYFIADAIYDRDLDTLAMLTSDWKLMTGNATIVQHYPDIWKARGLIPTTRRPPGLRAVGGGGAVLAGSCAGRTLEQLAEFEKIHPVLRINLLNAEDVAATVGDALDWARPRLHGGPVGFATSGAPEAVKMAQERYGREGAAQLAETILGRLAVSLRSIGVRRFVVAGGETSGAIVEHLGVRRLRVGPYGGPGIGTAVTEDEDPVALCLKSGKLGPVDLFTTTLEAMLNPEGVN, from the coding sequence ATGACGAAGCTTATCTTCGGAGTGGTGGCGGACGATCTGACGGGCGGCATGGAAACGGCCGCCATGCTGGTCGCTGCCGGGATCGAATGCGGATTTGTCAGCGACCCCGATCTCGTCGGCAGCTGCGGCGATGTGCCGGCTATCGTCATCGCGCAGAAGACGCGGGTAATCCCCGCGAGCGAAGCCGTCAGCATGACGGCAAAGGCGGCACGGGCGCTGCTTGCGCGGGACGCCAGGCAAATCTTCTTTAAGTATTGTGCGACGTTCGATTCCACCGACCAGGGGAATATCGGCCCCGTCTCCGACCTGCTGATGCAACTGACTGGCGCCGGATACACCGCCTTTTGCCCGGCTTCTCCCGCCCTTCGAAGAACCGTCTACAACGGCCATCTCTTTCTCGGGACCGAGCTGATCTCGGACTCGCCGAAACGCAATGATCCGCTGACGCCGATGACCGATCCCGATCTGGTCCGGGTTCTGCAGCGCCAAACGCGGGCCAAGGTAGGCCTTCTGGCGCATTCGCTGGTCAACGCCGGCTCGGACTCGGCCAGACGCGCCATCGCAGAAGCGGCGGCCCGGGGTATCCGCTACTTCATTGCGGACGCGATCTACGATCGGGATCTCGATACGCTTGCCATGCTCACCTCTGATTGGAAGCTGATGACGGGCAATGCGACGATCGTGCAGCACTACCCGGACATCTGGAAGGCGCGGGGGCTCATCCCCACGACCAGGAGACCACCCGGCTTGCGCGCGGTTGGCGGCGGCGGCGCGGTTCTCGCCGGGAGTTGCGCTGGGCGGACATTGGAGCAACTCGCTGAATTCGAGAAGATTCATCCCGTGCTTCGCATCAATCTTCTGAATGCTGAAGATGTGGCGGCGACGGTTGGCGACGCGCTCGACTGGGCGCGGCCACGGCTGCACGGTGGTCCTGTCGGTTTCGCCACTTCGGGCGCGCCCGAGGCCGTCAAGATGGCTCAGGAGCGATATGGCCGTGAAGGCGCGGCGCAACTCGCCGAAACCATTCTTGGTCGGCTCGCTGTCTCCCTTCGCAGTATCGGCGTGCGGCGCTTCGTCGTGGCCGGTGGCGAGACGTCTGGTGCGATCGTCGAGCACCTCGGCGTTCGACGTTTGCGGGTCGGTCCCTATGGTGGACCCGGCATCGGCACCGCGGTGACCGAAGACGAGGATCCGGTGGCCCTCTGTCTCAAGTCCGGCAAGCTGGGCCCCGTCGACCTGTTTACGACGACGCTCGAAGCGATGTTGAATCCGGAGGGAGTCAATTGA
- a CDS encoding sigma-70 family RNA polymerase sigma factor, with protein MAPAPLATIDIEALLATMRPKLHRYCARMVGSVIDGEDVLQDALIKAMEALQSVTPVVNPEGWLFRIAHNTALDFLRRRNRQEALHSAEEVEMIADQLDDVESRQIAATSLRTFMRLPVAQRSSVILMDVLGCSLAEVCDIMDFSLPAVKAALHRGRTQLREFAEEPDDVPQPGLSEADRTRLNAYVGHFNARDFDAIRAMIADDVRLELVNRTRLKGKAEVTRYFGNYSKISDWHLVTGQVDGRPAILVFDPNEPNGRPKYFMLLKWSDDKLATIRDFRHAAYVIDAAECVVDLG; from the coding sequence ATGGCGCCAGCCCCACTGGCCACCATCGATATCGAGGCCTTGCTGGCAACGATGCGACCGAAGCTGCATCGCTACTGCGCGCGCATGGTCGGCTCGGTCATCGACGGTGAGGATGTGCTGCAGGATGCGCTGATCAAGGCGATGGAAGCGCTGCAATCGGTCACGCCAGTCGTCAATCCGGAGGGCTGGCTGTTCCGCATCGCGCACAACACCGCGCTGGATTTCCTGCGCCGCCGCAACCGGCAGGAGGCGCTGCATTCGGCTGAGGAGGTGGAGATGATTGCCGACCAGCTCGATGATGTGGAAAGCCGCCAGATCGCTGCGACCAGCCTGCGTACCTTCATGCGGCTGCCAGTGGCGCAGCGGTCCAGCGTGATCCTGATGGACGTGCTCGGCTGCTCGCTTGCCGAGGTCTGCGACATCATGGATTTCAGCCTGCCGGCGGTGAAGGCCGCGCTGCATCGAGGGCGCACGCAGCTGCGTGAGTTCGCCGAGGAGCCGGACGATGTGCCGCAGCCGGGCCTCTCGGAAGCCGATCGCACGAGGCTCAACGCCTATGTCGGCCATTTCAATGCCCGCGACTTCGACGCCATCCGCGCCATGATCGCCGATGACGTCAGGCTTGAGCTCGTCAACCGCACCAGGCTGAAAGGCAAGGCCGAGGTGACGCGCTATTTCGGCAACTATTCGAAGATCAGCGACTGGCACCTGGTGACGGGGCAGGTCGACGGACGTCCCGCAATCCTGGTGTTCGATCCGAATGAGCCGAACGGGCGGCCGAAATATTTCATGCTGCTGAAGTGGTCCGACGACAAGCTCGCCACCATCAGGGATTTTCGTCACGCGGCGTACGTTATCGATGCTGCCGAGTGCGTGGTGGATTTAGGGTGA
- a CDS encoding MFS transporter: MQTPTNRAEQNWVLGVTALASFMMALDAMIITTAFAAIRSEFGSPVETLQWTVNAFNLTFAVLLLTGAALGDRFGRRRMFAAGIALFVVASAACALAGNATALIAARALQGAGAALVMPLAMAILSGTFGREERARALGIFSSITGCALIIGPGIGGFITEHLGWRWVFWINLPIGLIAIGLVLARLRESFGPAAALDIPGLTLVALAALALVWSLLRGNAVGWASAEVTGTLMSGLAFTAGFVFWELRAAAPMVPMRLFASRALASGMSASVLFYAAMYGVLFLLPQFLQTALGFDAFSAGLRLLPWTATLFITAPVAGAVINRFGERPLVITGLLMQAIGLGWIAEIVSPAVPYSALVAPLVLAGVGVSMAMPAAQNAILSSVAVAEMGKASGVFNMGRFLGGMFGIAALVATFSANGAVDSAAHFESGFAAAMSLAATLSLAGAIAGFFLPARRRIASAAAPQDA; this comes from the coding sequence ATGCAGACCCCGACCAATCGCGCCGAGCAGAACTGGGTGCTTGGCGTCACTGCGCTGGCATCCTTCATGATGGCGCTGGACGCCATGATCATTACGACGGCATTCGCGGCCATCCGCTCCGAATTCGGCAGCCCGGTCGAGACGCTGCAATGGACCGTCAACGCCTTTAACCTGACGTTCGCTGTGCTGCTCCTGACCGGCGCCGCGCTCGGTGACCGCTTCGGGCGCCGCCGCATGTTCGCGGCCGGGATCGCCCTGTTCGTCGTTGCATCGGCGGCCTGCGCGCTCGCAGGCAACGCCACCGCACTGATCGCCGCCCGCGCGCTACAGGGCGCCGGCGCCGCGCTGGTGATGCCGCTCGCGATGGCGATCCTGAGCGGCACGTTCGGCCGAGAGGAGCGCGCCCGCGCGCTCGGCATTTTCAGCAGCATCACCGGATGCGCGCTGATCATAGGCCCCGGCATCGGCGGCTTTATCACCGAACACCTCGGCTGGCGCTGGGTCTTCTGGATCAACCTGCCGATCGGCCTGATCGCGATCGGGCTGGTGCTGGCGCGGTTGCGCGAAAGCTTCGGACCTGCCGCCGCATTGGACATCCCCGGACTAACGCTCGTCGCCCTCGCGGCGCTGGCGCTGGTCTGGAGCCTGTTGCGCGGCAACGCTGTGGGGTGGGCGAGCGCCGAGGTAACGGGCACGCTGATGTCAGGCCTGGCGTTCACAGCCGGCTTCGTATTCTGGGAATTGCGCGCGGCCGCACCGATGGTGCCGATGCGGCTGTTTGCATCGCGCGCCCTCGCCTCCGGGATGTCCGCAAGCGTGCTGTTCTACGCCGCGATGTACGGCGTATTGTTCCTGCTGCCGCAGTTCCTGCAGACTGCGCTGGGCTTCGACGCCTTCAGCGCCGGACTTCGCCTGCTGCCCTGGACAGCGACGCTGTTCATCACCGCCCCGGTGGCCGGCGCAGTCATCAACAGGTTCGGCGAGCGGCCGCTGGTGATCACGGGATTGCTGATGCAGGCGATCGGCCTTGGCTGGATCGCCGAGATCGTAAGCCCCGCGGTTCCCTACTCCGCTCTGGTCGCGCCGCTGGTGCTGGCCGGCGTCGGCGTCTCGATGGCGATGCCAGCAGCGCAAAACGCCATTCTGAGCTCGGTCGCTGTGGCCGAAATGGGCAAGGCGTCCGGCGTCTTCAACATGGGCCGCTTTCTCGGCGGCATGTTCGGTATCGCCGCGCTGGTGGCGACTTTCTCGGCCAACGGTGCGGTCGATTCGGCCGCGCATTTCGAGAGCGGATTTGCTGCGGCAATGAGCCTCGCCGCAACGCTGTCGTTGGCCGGCGCGATTGCCGGATTTTTCCTGCCGGCACGGCGACGCATCGCCAGCGCAGCCGCGCCGCAAGATGCGTGA
- a CDS encoding DUF2474 domain-containing protein: MPPDRNPRPLAQRLLWFVALWLGGVGTVALISLALRLWIAPK, encoded by the coding sequence ATGCCACCCGATCGGAATCCGCGTCCGCTCGCGCAACGCCTGTTGTGGTTCGTAGCACTCTGGCTCGGTGGGGTCGGCACGGTAGCGCTGATTTCGCTCGCCTTGCGGCTCTGGATCGCTCCGAAATAA
- the cydB gene encoding cytochrome d ubiquinol oxidase subunit II has protein sequence MSLAIDLATIWALIIAFAVFVYVMMDGFDLGLGILFPWFPAKADRDVIMNSVAPVWDGNETWLVLGGGGVMAAFPLAYAVLLPALYTPMIAMLIALVFRGVAFEFRWRAQRERNPWDLAFAGGSWLAALAQGIALGAILQGVQVEARHYAGGWWDWLTPFSVLTGVSLVIGYALLGATWLVMKTEGSLRDRAYRLSWLLLIGMLGAIVAVSIATPFLHVQYTQRWFAWPNIIFTAPVPIAVAAVTALLLRALTNKYDYQPFFLSLALFALSYAGLGISMYPFIVPQSITIWQAAAPENSQTFLLFGVSVLIPLILGYTGWAYWVFRGKVRPERGYH, from the coding sequence ATGAGCCTCGCCATCGACCTCGCAACGATTTGGGCGCTCATCATCGCCTTTGCCGTGTTCGTCTATGTGATGATGGACGGCTTTGACCTCGGGCTCGGCATCCTGTTTCCGTGGTTTCCGGCGAAGGCCGACCGCGACGTGATCATGAACAGCGTGGCGCCGGTGTGGGACGGCAATGAGACCTGGCTCGTGCTCGGCGGCGGCGGCGTGATGGCGGCATTTCCGCTCGCCTACGCCGTGCTGCTGCCCGCGCTCTATACGCCCATGATCGCGATGCTGATCGCGCTCGTCTTCCGCGGCGTCGCCTTCGAATTCCGCTGGCGCGCGCAACGAGAGCGCAACCCTTGGGACCTTGCCTTTGCCGGCGGCTCATGGCTTGCGGCGCTGGCGCAGGGCATTGCGCTCGGTGCCATCCTGCAGGGCGTGCAAGTCGAGGCGCGGCATTATGCCGGCGGCTGGTGGGATTGGCTGACGCCGTTCTCGGTCCTCACCGGCGTGTCGCTCGTGATCGGCTATGCGCTGCTCGGCGCGACCTGGCTCGTCATGAAGACCGAAGGGAGCTTGCGCGACCGCGCCTATCGTCTGAGCTGGCTATTGTTGATCGGGATGTTAGGGGCGATCGTTGCGGTCAGCATCGCAACGCCGTTCCTGCATGTGCAGTACACGCAGCGCTGGTTCGCCTGGCCGAATATCATCTTCACCGCGCCGGTACCGATCGCGGTCGCCGCTGTCACCGCACTGCTGCTCCGCGCGCTCACGAACAAATACGACTACCAGCCGTTCTTCCTGTCGCTTGCACTGTTCGCGCTGTCCTATGCCGGGCTTGGCATCAGCATGTATCCCTTCATCGTGCCGCAGAGCATCACGATCTGGCAGGCGGCCGCGCCGGAGAACAGCCAGACCTTCTTGCTGTTCGGCGTCTCCGTGCTGATCCCGCTGATCCTCGGTTACACCGGGTGGGCCTATTGGGTGTTTCGTGGCAAGGTACGGCCAGAACGCGGGTATCATTGA
- a CDS encoding cytochrome ubiquinol oxidase subunit I: MFEGWDAVALARAQFAFTMSFHIVFPAFSIGLASYLAVLEARWLLTGREVFLNLFNYWLKIFAVAFGMGVVSGIVMAYQFGTNWSVFADKTGPVIGPLMAYEVLTAFFLEAGFLGVMLFGLKLVGPRLHFLATLMVAIGTLISAFWILSSNSWMQTPTGYAVNADGQFVAADWLEVIFNPSFPYRLVHMVLAAYLTTALVVGAVGAFHLLRDPHIAGPRVMFSMAMWMAALVAPIQILAGDQHGLNTLEHQPVKIMGMEGHYQSHPDGAPLILFGLPDQQEGKVKYALEIPKMGSLILKHSPNAPMPGLDTVPRENWPPVPVTFWSFRIMVGMGFLMFGLGLFSLWCRWRGTLFASRLLHVFAVLMGPAGFIAVLAGWITTETGRQPFTVYNLLRTAESASPLAAPAVGSSLLAFVIVYFVVYAAGVTYLLRLMAQPPHPGEAGPSHEVPIRTAGITPAIEGVTQ; encoded by the coding sequence ATGTTCGAAGGATGGGATGCGGTCGCGCTCGCCCGCGCACAATTTGCTTTCACGATGTCGTTCCACATCGTGTTCCCCGCGTTCTCGATCGGGCTCGCAAGCTACCTCGCGGTGCTGGAAGCGCGGTGGCTTTTGACCGGACGCGAGGTCTTCCTCAACCTGTTCAACTACTGGCTCAAAATCTTTGCGGTCGCCTTCGGTATGGGCGTGGTGTCGGGCATCGTGATGGCCTATCAGTTCGGGACCAACTGGTCGGTTTTCGCCGACAAGACCGGTCCTGTGATCGGGCCGCTGATGGCCTACGAGGTGCTCACCGCGTTCTTCCTCGAGGCCGGCTTCCTCGGCGTGATGCTGTTCGGCCTCAAGCTCGTCGGCCCCCGGCTGCATTTCCTGGCGACGCTGATGGTCGCGATCGGCACGCTGATCTCGGCGTTCTGGATTCTCTCGTCCAACTCCTGGATGCAGACCCCAACTGGCTATGCGGTGAACGCCGACGGCCAGTTCGTTGCGGCGGATTGGCTCGAGGTGATCTTCAATCCGTCGTTTCCATATCGCCTCGTGCATATGGTGCTGGCGGCCTACCTCACCACGGCGCTGGTGGTCGGCGCCGTCGGCGCGTTTCATCTTCTGCGCGACCCACATATCGCCGGCCCCCGCGTGATGTTCTCCATGGCAATGTGGATGGCCGCCCTGGTGGCGCCGATCCAGATTCTCGCTGGCGACCAGCACGGCCTCAACACGCTTGAGCACCAGCCCGTGAAGATCATGGGTATGGAAGGCCATTACCAAAGCCATCCCGATGGCGCGCCGCTGATCCTGTTCGGCCTGCCCGACCAGCAGGAAGGCAAGGTCAAATACGCCCTCGAAATTCCCAAGATGGGCTCGCTGATCTTGAAACATTCGCCGAATGCGCCGATGCCCGGCCTCGACACCGTGCCACGTGAAAACTGGCCGCCGGTGCCGGTCACCTTCTGGTCGTTCCGCATCATGGTCGGCATGGGCTTCCTGATGTTCGGCCTCGGCCTGTTCAGCCTCTGGTGCCGCTGGCGTGGAACGTTGTTCGCCTCGCGGCTGTTGCATGTCTTTGCGGTTCTGATGGGACCGGCCGGCTTCATCGCGGTGCTCGCGGGCTGGATCACCACCGAGACCGGACGGCAACCATTCACGGTGTACAATCTGCTACGGACCGCTGAATCTGCCTCACCTCTGGCGGCCCCTGCCGTCGGCTCCTCACTGCTCGCCTTTGTCATTGTCTACTTCGTCGTGTATGCCGCCGGCGTGACCTATCTGTTGCGGCTGATGGCGCAGCCTCCGCATCCCGGTGAAGCCGGACCGTCCCACGAGGTGCCGATACGTACGGCCGGCATCACGCCCGCGATCGAAGGGGTGACCCAATGA
- a CDS encoding 3-hydroxyacyl-CoA dehydrogenase NAD-binding domain-containing protein, which produces MTNSKPIRRVAIIGTGVIGASWAAQYLAKGLEVVATDIAPDAEAALRKFVKSAWPALERLGLSPGASLANLKFTADLAEAVVGVDLVQENGPERLDFKQKLYKQLDELLPPDVIIASSSSGIKMSDIQSGAALHPERCVIGHPFNPPHLIPLVEVVGGTKTSEQTIQCAIAFYKSIGKKAVRLNKEMPGHVANRLQGALAREVYYLIAEDVLSAADVDDALSWGPGLRWGIMGNMMLNHLGGGPGGIEHFLHQFAGPMTTSWKSLGSPVLTTELQKKLVDSVHAEVGSRTIDELEAERDEILLGLIELRTKGSHAAAPRNPQHALADSGR; this is translated from the coding sequence ATGACCAATAGCAAACCCATTCGCCGTGTCGCAATCATCGGCACCGGCGTGATTGGCGCGAGCTGGGCCGCGCAGTACCTCGCCAAGGGACTTGAAGTCGTCGCGACGGACATCGCGCCTGACGCGGAAGCCGCGCTGCGGAAGTTCGTGAAGTCGGCCTGGCCGGCTCTCGAACGGCTGGGTCTGTCGCCTGGCGCATCGCTGGCGAACCTGAAGTTCACCGCCGACCTTGCCGAAGCTGTTGTCGGTGTCGACCTCGTCCAGGAGAACGGGCCGGAACGGCTGGACTTCAAGCAGAAGCTGTACAAGCAGCTCGACGAGCTGCTGCCGCCGGACGTGATCATCGCGTCGAGCTCGTCCGGAATCAAGATGAGCGACATTCAGTCGGGCGCTGCATTGCATCCGGAGCGTTGTGTGATCGGTCACCCCTTCAATCCGCCGCACCTGATTCCTCTGGTAGAGGTGGTCGGGGGGACAAAGACCTCGGAACAGACGATCCAGTGCGCGATCGCGTTCTACAAGTCGATTGGCAAGAAGGCCGTACGGCTCAACAAGGAAATGCCGGGCCATGTCGCCAACCGCCTGCAGGGTGCTTTGGCGCGGGAAGTCTACTACCTCATTGCCGAGGATGTGCTGAGCGCTGCCGACGTCGACGACGCCTTGTCCTGGGGTCCAGGTCTGCGCTGGGGCATCATGGGCAACATGATGCTCAATCATCTCGGCGGCGGCCCGGGCGGCATCGAGCATTTCCTTCACCAGTTTGCCGGCCCGATGACGACCTCGTGGAAGAGTCTCGGCTCGCCAGTGCTTACGACGGAGCTGCAAAAGAAGCTCGTCGACAGCGTTCATGCCGAGGTCGGATCGCGCACCATCGACGAGTTGGAGGCGGAGCGGGACGAGATTTTGCTCGGCCTCATCGAGCTGCGCACTAAAGGCTCGCACGCTGCCGCACCACGTAACCCGCAGCACGCGTTGGCTGATTCCGGCAGATAG
- a CDS encoding 3-hydroxyacyl-CoA dehydrogenase, with the protein MTVLHATQTKAASGASRSGRLFLLDLSGGRVLSMDPDGSHAHVIAADCPHPDGIVVDVEAGHVYWTNMGAIPNRNDGSIERADLDGSNRRFIVAPGGTFTPKQLHLDKANGKLYWSDREGMRVMRSNLDGSQIETLVQTGTGENDRRDQSRWCVGIAVDSERGQIYWTQKGGDNAEVGRILRAGIEIPKGETAADRSDIEVFFNGLPEPIDLEIDLEHRILYWTDRGNPPRGNTVNRAPIDAKPAENVPQIVVSDLMEGIGIALDVPGNRMFVTDLAGSLYAAKLVGTDKRMLLAAQGNLTGIAYVEV; encoded by the coding sequence ATGACCGTACTCCATGCCACGCAGACAAAAGCCGCATCGGGCGCGAGCCGCTCCGGCCGGTTGTTTCTACTCGACTTGAGCGGCGGGCGCGTCCTGTCGATGGATCCGGACGGCTCGCATGCCCACGTCATCGCGGCCGACTGTCCTCATCCCGACGGGATCGTCGTCGACGTGGAAGCGGGGCACGTCTACTGGACCAACATGGGAGCCATTCCGAACCGGAACGACGGCTCCATCGAGCGCGCCGACCTCGATGGAAGCAATCGCAGGTTCATCGTTGCACCCGGCGGCACATTCACGCCGAAGCAGCTCCATCTCGATAAGGCGAACGGCAAACTCTACTGGTCCGATCGCGAGGGGATGCGCGTCATGCGTTCGAATCTTGACGGATCGCAGATCGAAACCCTTGTCCAGACCGGAACGGGCGAAAATGACCGCCGCGATCAGTCCAGATGGTGCGTTGGGATCGCCGTCGATTCCGAACGGGGGCAGATCTACTGGACGCAAAAAGGCGGCGACAACGCCGAAGTCGGACGCATTTTGCGCGCCGGGATCGAGATCCCGAAGGGCGAGACGGCGGCTGATCGCAGCGACATCGAAGTCTTCTTCAACGGGCTTCCCGAGCCGATCGATCTCGAAATCGATCTAGAACATCGCATCCTTTACTGGACCGACCGCGGCAATCCCCCACGCGGCAACACGGTGAACCGCGCACCCATCGACGCGAAGCCCGCAGAAAATGTGCCGCAGATCGTGGTCTCGGACCTGATGGAAGGTATCGGCATCGCTCTGGATGTTCCCGGCAACCGCATGTTCGTGACCGATCTCGCCGGTTCGCTTTATGCGGCGAAGCTCGTCGGGACGGACAAGCGAATGCTTCTCGCCGCCCAGGGCAATCTCACCGGCATCGCTTACGTCGAAGTCTGA
- a CDS encoding enoyl-CoA hydratase, with the protein MSDIITEISGGILRVELNRPAQKNAMTAGMYTNLAGIFGEADMDEAVRVVLWHGAGDAFCAGNDIVDFLKNPPGPGESPQSALINAFIAFEKPIVAAVQGVAIGGGTTMLTHCDFVYAGENAKFKLPFIDLGLVPEFGSSFSIPASVGHLRAAEMFLLGEPFTAARAAELGLVTRVLPDRDLLTTATATAQRLAAKPAGALRASKRLIKQASIGQLRKAAKSESREFSERLRSAEAIEAFTAFREKRPPNFTNLPKPLAAE; encoded by the coding sequence ATGAGCGACATCATTACGGAAATTTCCGGCGGCATCCTGCGGGTCGAGCTCAATCGCCCGGCCCAGAAGAATGCGATGACGGCGGGCATGTACACGAACCTTGCCGGCATCTTCGGGGAAGCTGACATGGACGAAGCGGTTCGTGTCGTACTCTGGCACGGCGCTGGCGACGCGTTCTGCGCCGGCAATGACATCGTCGACTTCCTCAAGAATCCGCCCGGGCCCGGCGAATCCCCGCAATCCGCCCTGATCAACGCGTTCATCGCGTTCGAAAAGCCAATTGTTGCGGCGGTGCAAGGCGTTGCGATCGGCGGCGGAACCACCATGCTGACGCACTGCGATTTCGTCTACGCCGGAGAGAACGCCAAGTTCAAGCTCCCCTTCATTGATCTCGGCCTGGTGCCGGAATTCGGTTCGAGCTTTTCGATACCGGCAAGCGTCGGGCATCTCCGGGCGGCGGAAATGTTCTTGCTCGGCGAACCCTTCACAGCCGCGCGGGCGGCAGAACTCGGCCTCGTGACCCGTGTGCTGCCCGATCGCGATCTGCTCACGACAGCCACTGCGACGGCGCAGAGGCTCGCGGCAAAGCCGGCCGGCGCATTGCGCGCCTCCAAGCGCCTCATCAAGCAGGCTTCGATCGGCCAGCTCAGGAAGGCTGCGAAATCCGAGAGCCGGGAGTTCAGCGAACGGCTGCGCTCCGCGGAAGCCATCGAAGCCTTCACCGCGTTCCGCGAGAAGCGGCCGCCCAATTTCACCAACCTGCCGAAGCCGCTCGCCGCCGAATAG